The DNA region CGGGAGCGAAGCTGGTCGTGCTGCCGGGCGCCCCCCACCGCCTCTTCGCCGAAACCGCCGACGTCTTCAACCGGGAAGTCCTGCGGTTCCTGTCGTAAAGATCAGAGGGCGCCGGCGGCGCGCAGGTCCTTCTCGAACCGGGCGGCGTTGAATTTGTCCCCGGAGACGATCGTCCCCTCCACGTCGAGGGTGGGGACCTTCCGCATCCCGTCGTTCAGACTCATCACGATCCCGGCTGCCTCGGGATGCTGCTCGATGTCCACCTCCTCGTACGCGATCCCGCGCTCTCCGAGGAACCGCTTCGCGGCC from Deltaproteobacteria bacterium includes:
- a CDS encoding glutaredoxin family protein, coding for MAKKIVIYTTPWCRDCKAAKRFLGERGIAYEEVDIEQHPEAAGIVMSLNDGMRKVPTLDVEGTIVSGDKFNAARFEKDLRAAGAL